AAATCAATTCATTAGTATTCTTTTTTCCTTCTTGATGAAAAGTGGACACAACCTAGTCTTTATGCATTTTTCACTTTTGCATAAGAATGAGTTGTATAATTATTAAATGACGAAAATCTTATATTTAACCGGTATAACGTTTAACAATCTGATTTTAAAGGATAAAATAGTCAGTTGTTTTTAAAGGGAATTTTATGGATTTAAATGTGATTTTTGATCTTGTATGTTCATGATATCTCCGTTATATTTTTTGACAGACGATCACCCTACATGAGCGTTTCTCTGTCCTTAAGGCTCCTTTTAAGGATGGGGAGTTTTTACCAAAAATATAATCTAAACGATCAAGAGATGTTTTCTCTAAAAAAACATAAACAAACTCTTTCTTAAAGATAGAATTTTGGTTTTACTAAGGAAAGGCAACATGTTTGATGTTTTTAATTCTTAATTGGCGAGAGAAATCTTATGGCAGATGTTGGTTCTTTTCAAAATCGTGTTGAGGCACTTGATCTGCCAGAAGGATCTTCTTTTTTAGATAGCGTCACCTTTCTATCGGAAAAAAAGGATCTTTTTGAAAAAGAAAATAAAGAACTTGCCCCTTCTCTTTGGGAAACTATCCAAGAGGCTCTTAAGAAAGAATTTGGAAAATCGAGTTTTGATACATGGTTTAAACATTTAGAAATTGTTTCTTTTGAAGAAGAAAGATTTGTTTTATCTTTGCCAACTCTTTTCTTACGAGATTGGATATCCACGCATTATGGTTCCCGTCTTAAACTGCTTTTGCGCCAAATAATTCCTTCTTTAAAGGAAATTGATTTTATCGTGATTTTTTCCCAAGAAGAAGCAAAAATTCAGGAAACACCTTTAAAATTAGTAGGCACTTCTTCTTCGCTTGATCAAAACGCAAGTGATGAAAATGAGGAATCATTTTATTCAAATACCTTTGGGGGTGATTTGGATCCGCGATTTACATTTGAAAATTTTATTGTTGGAAAACCTAATGAACTTGCTTATGCAGCAGCTTTACGGGTTGCAGAAGAAAAAAATGTAACTTTTAATCCTCTTTTTTTATATGGAGGTGTTGGCCTTGGAAAAACACATCTTATGCATGCAATTGCATGGAAGATAAGGCAACTTCACCCGAAGCGTCGGTTTATCTACTTATCTGCTGAAAAGTTTATGTACCAATTCATTCGGGCTTTGAGACATAAAGACACAATGGCTTTTAAAGAGCAGTTTCGATCTGTTGATGTTCTAATGATAGATGATGTACAGTTTATTTGTGGAAAAGAGTCAACGCAGGAAGAGTTTTTTCATACATTCAACGCTCTTGTTGATCAAAATCGTCAAATAATTGTTTCTGCAGATAAATCGCCTTCCGATTTAAACGGTATTGAGGAAAGAATGAGGTCTCGTTTAGGGTGGGGGCTTGTTGCAGATATTCATCCCACAACTTATGAGTTGAGACTTGGTATTCTTCAATCCAAAGCTGAAACAATGAAATTAAAAATTCCTGGAAAAGTTATGGAATTTATTGCTCATAAAATTTCCTCTAATGTTCGCGAATTAGAGGGGGCCTTAACGCGCATTGCAGCCCATAGTTCTTTTGTTGGCAGAGAAATAACGCTTGAGATGACCCAAGATGTCCTTAAGGATCTTTTGCGTGCAAATGATCGGCGAATTACCTTAGATGATATTCAAAAACGTGTTTCTGAAAGATATAATATTAAGCTCTCTGATTTTCAGTCGCTCTCACGGGCACGCATGTTTGCACGCCCGAGACAAATAGCTATGTATTTAGCAAAAACTTTAACAACAAAATCTTTTCCAGATATTGGACGGGCTTTTGGAGGGCGTGATCATACAACTGTGGTTCATGCTGTTAAAACGATTGACAAATTAAAAGAAACAGATTCTGAACTCTTGCAAGATCTCGAATTTTTAACACAAATGTTACAAAGTTAGCAGTAAAATAAGATAGGTGAAATATTATGAAAGCCATTATTGGTCGCTCTGATCTTCTTAAAGCATTGCAGCATGCAAAAGGAATCATTGAAAAAAGGACCACCGTTCCAATTTTGTCTAATATTTTAATTGAAGCAGGACAGGGGAACGAATTGATATTATCCTCGACTGACTTAGAGCTCTCGATTCATGAATCTTTGGTTGCA
This genomic interval from Pseudomonadota bacterium contains the following:
- the dnaA gene encoding chromosomal replication initiator protein DnaA, with the protein product MADVGSFQNRVEALDLPEGSSFLDSVTFLSEKKDLFEKENKELAPSLWETIQEALKKEFGKSSFDTWFKHLEIVSFEEERFVLSLPTLFLRDWISTHYGSRLKLLLRQIIPSLKEIDFIVIFSQEEAKIQETPLKLVGTSSSLDQNASDENEESFYSNTFGGDLDPRFTFENFIVGKPNELAYAAALRVAEEKNVTFNPLFLYGGVGLGKTHLMHAIAWKIRQLHPKRRFIYLSAEKFMYQFIRALRHKDTMAFKEQFRSVDVLMIDDVQFICGKESTQEEFFHTFNALVDQNRQIIVSADKSPSDLNGIEERMRSRLGWGLVADIHPTTYELRLGILQSKAETMKLKIPGKVMEFIAHKISSNVRELEGALTRIAAHSSFVGREITLEMTQDVLKDLLRANDRRITLDDIQKRVSERYNIKLSDFQSLSRARMFARPRQIAMYLAKTLTTKSFPDIGRAFGGRDHTTVVHAVKTIDKLKETDSELLQDLEFLTQMLQS